A single genomic interval of Nostoc commune NIES-4072 harbors:
- a CDS encoding ABC transporter permease, translating to MAINRIFVLAKNVFQEVVRDRILFIIGFYALIIAIAFRVLPEFAATTEDKMFLDFGMAAMNAIGLIVTIFIGTGLVNKEIEKRTILVLIAKPVSRSEIIVGKYLGLSAVLAVLVATMTIIYLLFVQFGNISHSTTSILIAAIFLFLQLSLITAAAITFGVFTASLLATVLTFAVYLIGNITQDLLQLGRLSRNPGMERLTQGLFLILPDLSRLNLKNDAVYGLQALPDTTALITNAGYGLLYSAMLLAIAIFIFSQREF from the coding sequence ATGGCTATTAACAGAATTTTTGTATTGGCAAAGAATGTGTTTCAGGAAGTGGTACGCGATCGCATCCTATTTATTATTGGTTTTTATGCGCTGATAATCGCCATTGCTTTCCGTGTCCTTCCTGAATTTGCAGCAACGACTGAAGACAAAATGTTTTTAGACTTTGGGATGGCGGCCATGAATGCCATCGGGTTAATTGTGACGATATTTATTGGTACGGGACTGGTTAATAAAGAAATTGAAAAACGTACTATTTTGGTGTTAATTGCTAAACCTGTCAGTCGCAGCGAAATTATCGTCGGCAAATACTTGGGTTTATCCGCAGTCTTAGCTGTGCTTGTCGCCACGATGACAATAATTTATCTATTATTTGTGCAATTTGGTAACATTTCTCATTCAACGACCAGCATTTTAATTGCTGCAATTTTCTTATTTTTACAGTTGTCATTAATCACGGCTGCGGCTATTACCTTCGGTGTTTTCACTGCTTCTTTACTGGCGACTGTTTTAACCTTTGCAGTATATTTAATCGGAAACATTACTCAAGATTTACTACAACTTGGTCGCCTGAGCCGCAACCCTGGTATGGAACGTCTAACTCAAGGTTTGTTTCTCATCTTACCAGATTTATCTCGATTAAATTTAAAAAACGATGCCGTTTATGGTCTGCAAGCACTACCTGACACAACTGCATTGATTACAAATGCTGGCTATGGCTTACTTTATAGTGCTATGTTGTTAGCGATCGCTATTTTTATCTTTTCACAACGTGAATTTTAG
- a CDS encoding pentapeptide repeat-containing protein, whose translation MKNYAAQQEFILSQITNKYFQRRDFSGCDLRGIDLKGIDLSGVNFIGADLRDANLSGCILTRANLSGANLMQASLRETNLYEASLCEANLINTDLTRANLCGTFLWRAKFTGSNLWGASLCDVDLREADLSESKLIEASLIEANLVRANLTGAKLCGAKLLEANLTEANLTGADLTWANLTKANLNKANLWETNLIYAKLRDTIMPDGTIEQPQIVISY comes from the coding sequence ATGAAAAATTATGCTGCTCAACAGGAATTTATATTAAGTCAAATCACAAATAAATATTTTCAGCGCCGAGATTTCAGTGGATGTGATTTGCGTGGAATCGACTTGAAAGGAATTGATTTAAGTGGTGTTAACTTCATCGGAGCGGATTTGCGTGATGCAAATTTATCTGGCTGTATCCTCACTCGTGCTAATTTAAGTGGCGCGAATCTGATGCAAGCTAGCCTACGCGAAACTAATTTGTATGAAGCATCTTTGTGCGAAGCTAATTTGATTAATACTGATTTAACACGAGCAAATTTGTGCGGAACTTTCTTATGGCGGGCAAAATTTACAGGTAGTAATCTTTGGGGTGCTTCTTTATGTGATGTAGATTTGAGAGAAGCAGACTTAAGCGAATCCAAATTAATTGAAGCATCACTGATTGAAGCTAATTTAGTCAGAGCAAATCTCACAGGAGCAAAGCTATGTGGAGCAAAATTACTAGAAGCTAATTTAACTGAGGCCAACTTAACTGGTGCAGACTTGACATGGGCAAATTTAACCAAGGCAAACTTGAATAAGGCAAATCTTTGGGAGACAAACCTGATTTATGCCAAGCTCCGAGATACTATTATGCCTGATGGCACAATTGAGCAACCTCAGATAGTTATTAGTTATTAG
- a CDS encoding DUF3386 domain-containing protein, translating into MTVTQLSAQELFRAAYENRYTWDKNFPGYTANITFKHDDKVFTGKVIINANLKAEVLDVDDESAQKAIHGQAWEIAIHRIRRSFEDTHSANTFSYGKTDETGAVELLIGGKAEGDKYKVRNNEVCHVHRLIHGTYVTIDTFSSHDTGEGYLSHRYDSVYHDPKTGEQKGGRSEFTDEYEKVGDYFILNRREIRTETAGQVSIQEFIFSDIKLLEPVAA; encoded by the coding sequence ATGACAGTTACACAACTCTCTGCTCAGGAACTTTTCCGGGCTGCTTATGAGAACCGCTACACCTGGGACAAGAATTTCCCTGGTTATACCGCAAATATTACCTTTAAGCATGATGATAAAGTGTTTACAGGCAAAGTAATCATCAACGCCAATCTCAAAGCGGAAGTTTTGGATGTAGATGACGAGTCGGCCCAGAAAGCAATTCATGGTCAAGCATGGGAGATAGCAATTCACCGCATCCGCCGCAGCTTTGAAGATACCCACAGCGCCAATACCTTTAGCTATGGTAAAACTGACGAAACTGGTGCGGTTGAGCTTTTAATTGGTGGTAAGGCTGAGGGCGATAAATACAAAGTCCGCAATAATGAAGTATGCCATGTTCACCGTTTAATTCACGGTACTTATGTGACAATTGACACCTTCAGCAGTCACGACACTGGGGAAGGCTACTTATCGCACCGCTATGACTCTGTGTACCATGACCCCAAGACTGGCGAACAAAAGGGCGGTAGAAGCGAATTTACCGATGAGTATGAAAAAGTTGGTGACTATTTTATTCTAAATCGTCGGGAGATTCGCACCGAGACAGCAGGACAAGTTTCTATTCAAGAATTTATCTTCTCTGATATTAAGTTGTTGGAACCTGTTGCTGCTTAA
- a CDS encoding LuxR C-terminal-related transcriptional regulator, producing MVNSLHAVFDAIANVQNEQELRLALTDKIGEHFGVQNWGIYFLDEQPTAQIDVQGIPAVCLESNPVGRYVVERHAPAHEQLLLSPGDWKHFCSRSDHEHVMTGPIVCDGRLVGTLNLARDKGNPAFNGNDLADLSALCIHLSAKMANLRTKPKISHSLLVNPLTARELEIAELVAQGLTNAEIGEKLWITQNSVKQALKRMFRKLKVSARAEMVAKLQEIQVS from the coding sequence ATGGTTAATTCTCTTCACGCCGTATTTGATGCGATCGCCAATGTCCAAAATGAGCAAGAATTAAGGCTAGCTCTCACGGATAAAATTGGTGAGCATTTTGGTGTGCAAAATTGGGGCATTTATTTCCTAGATGAGCAACCAACGGCCCAAATCGATGTTCAGGGCATTCCGGCAGTATGCTTAGAAAGTAATCCAGTCGGGCGCTACGTGGTTGAGCGTCACGCTCCCGCCCATGAACAGTTATTATTATCGCCAGGAGACTGGAAGCATTTTTGCTCACGTTCTGATCACGAACACGTAATGACTGGGCCAATTGTTTGCGATGGTCGTCTTGTGGGAACGCTTAACTTAGCTCGTGATAAGGGAAATCCGGCTTTTAATGGCAACGATTTAGCTGATTTGAGTGCCTTATGCATTCATTTATCAGCAAAAATGGCAAATCTACGGACAAAACCAAAAATATCCCATTCTCTTTTAGTAAATCCTCTAACAGCGCGTGAGTTAGAAATTGCCGAATTAGTGGCGCAGGGGTTAACGAACGCGGAAATTGGAGAAAAACTTTGGATTACCCAAAATTCCGTTAAACAAGCTTTGAAGAGGATGTTTCGTAAGTTGAAGGTTTCGGCGCGTGCAGAAATGGTGGCAAAGCTACAAGAGATACAAGTTTCATAA
- a CDS encoding zinc-dependent metalloprotease gives MKYWIRKFAICIVLLYNLLISSDYAGANQLSNIDVQQLNALPTVENLASADNNLAKNKKEDFCQFNEIVKRIDKLEGLFTLYCSGDSGKIYLEIKPEQLNKDYLAIVTLESGVGEKGIYSGLPLSDFIFYFQRVKNRLHFVVRNVKFRAESRPEQRSLARSFSDSVLYSLEIHTIKPDGKNILISLDELLMQDFPGLTTLLKYSLQADYHLDTRKSYLGDVNSFAENVEIDSIYGFSSLEGANLVTVPDSRALTLKVHYSFSQLRENTGYIPRLADDRVGYFITAFQNLSNNNAHESFVRYINRWHLEPSDPNAPLSPPKKPIVFWIENAVPLEYRDAIREGVLMWNKAFEKAGFQNAIEVQQMPDDADWQPADVHYNTIRWFNSLDAGFARGPVRVNPLTGEILDADIIVDANMVRSIQQEYHALMEANSSFTNGHFSQLDKNPCPGNLSAMFSKGFKAFPEQHLVDNDFCYSMESSDQAAMGALALSILPNTTPSSETMKKYVHQYLRSLIAHEVGHTLGLRHNFHGSTMLAPEELNNTEITRTKGLVGSVMDYLPVNIAPQGIQQGDYFPGVVGPYDEWAIEYGYKRSPSVALEGIIPESEKTFLEQIALVSPQPELSYATDEDIWDINPLANVWDMSSDVLLYSQWQMDNARFMWQRLDKGYLSKGESYSNLRVSFNRVLKYYFRNATLLSKYIGGQSFRRLHASDDTSWTFVPVSLLKQRQALTKLQEYVFAENAFSFSPQLLNQLAPSRWEHWGSSVPNNRLDYPIHDRILGFQSAVLRSLLDSDRLNRLQDIELKTLPGEALSIPELFDTLQTGIWTEVLTPGESKPISSIRRSLQREHLNILLEMMLDTNDTPEDGRTLAWYELRQLQKAIDVRLKQLSESLDIYTLAHLEASGDRIAKALNAQLISK, from the coding sequence ATGAAATACTGGATAAGGAAATTCGCAATCTGTATAGTATTACTGTATAACTTGCTCATATCAAGTGATTACGCAGGAGCAAACCAACTTTCAAATATTGATGTGCAACAATTAAATGCACTCCCGACGGTTGAAAACCTAGCAAGTGCTGACAATAATCTTGCTAAAAATAAAAAAGAAGATTTTTGCCAATTTAATGAGATTGTCAAAAGAATAGATAAACTAGAGGGACTCTTTACCCTTTATTGCAGTGGCGATTCGGGCAAAATTTACTTAGAAATTAAACCAGAGCAGCTAAATAAAGATTATTTAGCTATAGTTACATTGGAATCAGGCGTTGGGGAAAAGGGAATTTATAGTGGATTACCTCTATCTGATTTTATCTTCTACTTCCAACGAGTCAAGAATAGATTGCATTTTGTTGTTCGTAATGTGAAATTCCGCGCAGAAAGTAGACCAGAACAGCGATCGCTTGCTCGTTCATTTAGCGACTCAGTTCTTTATTCGCTCGAAATACACACTATTAAACCAGACGGTAAAAATATTCTAATCAGCCTAGATGAACTGCTAATGCAGGATTTCCCCGGCTTAACTACCTTATTAAAATACTCTTTGCAGGCTGATTATCACTTGGATACAAGAAAGTCTTATTTAGGTGATGTTAACAGCTTCGCAGAAAATGTAGAAATTGATTCTATTTATGGTTTTTCATCATTAGAAGGAGCAAATTTAGTCACCGTACCCGATAGCAGGGCACTCACTCTGAAGGTACACTACAGTTTTTCTCAGCTTAGAGAAAACACTGGTTATATTCCTAGACTTGCAGATGACAGAGTAGGATATTTTATTACTGCTTTCCAAAATTTATCTAATAATAATGCTCACGAATCATTTGTCCGTTACATCAATCGTTGGCATCTAGAGCCATCAGATCCTAACGCCCCCTTATCTCCACCCAAAAAGCCAATTGTGTTTTGGATTGAAAATGCTGTGCCGCTAGAGTACCGCGATGCGATTCGTGAAGGTGTTTTGATGTGGAACAAAGCGTTTGAAAAAGCTGGATTTCAAAATGCTATTGAAGTGCAGCAAATGCCAGATGATGCTGATTGGCAACCCGCAGATGTACATTACAATACTATTCGCTGGTTTAATTCTTTAGATGCAGGTTTTGCCAGAGGCCCAGTACGCGTTAACCCACTCACCGGAGAAATATTGGATGCAGATATTATTGTGGATGCCAATATGGTGCGTTCAATTCAGCAAGAATATCATGCACTGATGGAAGCAAATTCATCTTTTACGAATGGACATTTTTCTCAACTGGACAAAAATCCATGCCCAGGTAATTTATCTGCAATGTTCTCGAAAGGTTTTAAAGCTTTTCCTGAACAACATTTAGTAGACAATGACTTCTGCTATAGCATGGAGTCTTCAGATCAAGCCGCAATGGGGGCATTGGCATTATCAATTTTGCCAAACACTACACCCAGTAGTGAAACCATGAAAAAGTATGTGCATCAATATTTGCGTTCTCTAATTGCTCACGAAGTCGGGCATACTCTCGGTTTGCGCCACAACTTTCACGGCAGCACCATGTTAGCGCCCGAAGAATTAAATAATACTGAAATCACTCGCACTAAAGGTTTAGTGGGTTCGGTGATGGACTATCTACCCGTGAATATTGCACCACAGGGAATACAACAAGGTGACTATTTCCCAGGAGTTGTTGGCCCTTACGACGAATGGGCAATTGAGTATGGTTATAAAAGAAGCCCATCAGTAGCACTTGAGGGAATCATTCCAGAATCAGAAAAAACTTTTTTGGAACAGATTGCCCTGGTGTCGCCTCAACCAGAATTATCTTATGCAACTGATGAAGATATCTGGGATATTAATCCTTTGGCAAATGTCTGGGACATGAGTAGTGATGTGCTACTTTATTCGCAGTGGCAAATGGATAATGCCCGTTTTATGTGGCAGCGCCTTGACAAGGGTTATCTATCGAAAGGCGAAAGTTATAGTAACCTGCGCGTCTCATTCAATAGAGTTCTTAAATACTATTTTCGCAACGCCACCTTACTTTCTAAATACATTGGTGGACAATCATTTCGGCGTCTCCATGCTAGTGATGATACTTCTTGGACATTTGTACCAGTTTCACTTTTAAAACAACGTCAAGCATTGACAAAGCTGCAAGAATATGTATTTGCTGAGAATGCTTTCAGTTTTTCACCACAATTGTTGAATCAACTAGCACCATCGCGCTGGGAACACTGGGGTAGTTCTGTACCTAACAACCGCCTTGATTATCCAATTCACGATCGCATTCTGGGTTTCCAAAGTGCTGTACTGCGATCGCTATTAGACAGCGATCGCCTGAATCGTTTACAAGACATAGAATTAAAAACTCTCCCTGGAGAAGCACTTTCCATCCCGGAACTGTTCGACACCTTGCAAACAGGCATTTGGACAGAAGTTTTAACCCCAGGAGAATCAAAGCCAATTTCTAGCATCCGCCGTTCATTGCAACGGGAACATCTGAATATTTTACTAGAGATGATGTTGGATACTAATGATACACCTGAAGATGGTCGAACACTGGCTTGGTATGAATTGCGCCAACTGCAAAAAGCCATTGATGTCAGGCTCAAACAACTTAGTGAAAGCCTTGATATTTATACCCTAGCCCACTTAGAGGCTTCTGGCGATCGCATCGCTAAAGCATTAAATGCACAGTTAATTTCTAAGTAG
- a CDS encoding alpha/beta fold hydrolase, whose protein sequence is MLQFQPPGFGHKLIHTSLGAMVYYTQTNAPWAFSDTEDLPPLLFLHNFGGGASAYEWSKVYPAFASNYHILAADLIGWGESAHPVRDYKIRDYLSTIAEFIIETCRQPVTVVASSLTAAFAIRLAIVQPNLFKALYLVSPSGFDDFGQGAGRRLPLSVINAPLLDNFIYMLGAENEIAVRNFLQSFLFAKSQRVSQEMVEAYLTSAQQTNAKFAALSFLRGDLYFDLSLYIKQLTIPTVIFWGEKAQFTSIKLGRRLANLNPSAIRDFYAIADAGILPHLEIPEVVIGLLQKYLGGVGSREWGMRKQGEQGENN, encoded by the coding sequence ATGCTTCAGTTTCAACCTCCTGGCTTTGGACATAAGCTTATCCATACATCCTTGGGGGCAATGGTTTACTATACCCAAACGAATGCACCTTGGGCGTTTTCTGATACTGAAGATTTACCTCCACTATTGTTTCTCCATAACTTTGGTGGTGGGGCGTCTGCGTATGAATGGTCTAAAGTTTACCCGGCTTTTGCCTCTAATTACCACATTTTAGCTGCCGATCTAATCGGCTGGGGAGAATCGGCTCATCCAGTCCGGGATTATAAAATTAGGGATTATCTCAGCACGATCGCAGAGTTTATCATTGAAACTTGTCGTCAGCCTGTGACGGTGGTAGCCTCATCTCTAACAGCCGCTTTTGCTATTCGTTTAGCTATTGTTCAACCCAATTTATTCAAAGCACTGTATTTGGTGTCCCCCTCTGGATTTGATGATTTTGGGCAGGGTGCTGGACGCAGACTTCCGCTTTCGGTGATCAATGCGCCTCTGTTGGACAATTTTATTTATATGCTTGGTGCTGAAAATGAAATTGCAGTCCGAAATTTTCTGCAAAGTTTTTTGTTTGCCAAATCACAACGAGTTTCTCAAGAAATGGTGGAGGCTTATTTAACCTCTGCACAACAGACTAATGCCAAGTTTGCCGCTTTGTCATTTTTGCGGGGCGATCTTTACTTTGATCTAAGTTTATATATTAAACAACTGACAATTCCCACAGTCATTTTTTGGGGAGAAAAGGCACAATTTACCAGCATCAAACTAGGACGACGCTTGGCAAATTTAAATCCAAGTGCAATTCGAGATTTTTATGCGATCGCAGATGCAGGAATATTACCTCATTTGGAAATACCCGAAGTTGTAATTGGTTTATTGCAAAAGTATCTTGGGGGAGTGGGGAGTAGGGAGTGGGGGATGAGGAAGCAGGGGGAGCAGGGGGAGAATAACTAA
- a CDS encoding HugZ family pyridoxamine 5'-phosphate oxidase, giving the protein MSQLEDIQAEYEKFPEELESVIISTVNAQAIPNASYAPFVIDDSKNIYIYVSGLSTHTKNLYDNPHVSVLFIEDEAKSNLIFARRRLSFDCTANLIERETDKWNQIVEQFQGRFGEIIEVLRGLSDFRIFQLTPSEGRFVVGFGAAYHISGDNLNQLVQITGDSNQKQG; this is encoded by the coding sequence ATGAGCCAACTTGAAGACATTCAAGCTGAGTACGAAAAGTTTCCAGAAGAATTGGAGAGTGTAATTATTAGCACCGTGAACGCACAGGCAATACCCAATGCTAGTTATGCTCCCTTTGTAATAGATGATTCTAAAAACATCTACATTTACGTCAGTGGTCTTTCAACTCATACCAAAAATCTCTATGACAATCCTCATGTTAGTGTCTTGTTTATCGAGGATGAAGCCAAGAGTAATCTAATTTTTGCCCGTCGTCGTTTGAGTTTTGATTGTACGGCAAATTTGATAGAGCGTGAAACTGACAAGTGGAATCAAATTGTTGAGCAATTTCAAGGGCGGTTTGGTGAAATTATCGAGGTTTTGCGCGGCTTGTCCGACTTTCGGATTTTTCAGCTAACTCCGAGTGAAGGTCGTTTTGTAGTTGGTTTTGGGGCAGCCTATCACATCAGTGGTGATAACCTAAATCAACTTGTTCAGATCACAGGAGATAGTAATCAAAAACAAGGATGA
- a CDS encoding CIA30 family protein, with protein sequence MTEKNRSQWDLGRFIETLTYFEVIPFLNWVQQLIQGHPKDNQYRPNGGRNVGVILVAGATGGVGKRVVQRSLQQGYKVRALVRDIDRARSILGNDIDLVVADITQPETLTSLVMADIQAVVCCTAVRVQPVEGDTADRAKYYQGVKFYQPEIVGDTPENVEYQGVKNLVQAAVKYLPQANEKPIFDFTKPSVELKDYWGALDDVVMGGVSASNIQLVENTALFAGNVSTANSGGFASIRTKNFDPPFNLSDWEGVKLRVKGDGQRYKIFLRTDTKWDGIGYSYSFDTVANTWIDVHVPFADLIPVFRAKVVKDAPPIEQNRVCSFQLMLSKFEYDGALNPKFSPGGFALQLESIKAYGGATLPQFILVSSAGVTRPGRPGINLDEEPPAVKLNDQLGGILTWKLKGEDSLRESGIPYTIIRPCALTEEAGGKELIFEQGDNIKGKISREDVAELCVQALKIAKASNVTFEVKQGDSTVNSINWQKLFSDLVKDK encoded by the coding sequence ATGACTGAAAAAAATCGTTCTCAATGGGATTTAGGCAGGTTTATCGAAACCCTGACTTACTTTGAGGTAATTCCTTTCCTTAACTGGGTACAGCAGTTAATCCAAGGCCATCCTAAGGATAATCAATATAGACCCAATGGAGGAAGAAATGTGGGTGTAATATTAGTGGCAGGTGCAACAGGTGGTGTAGGTAAACGAGTAGTGCAGCGATCGCTCCAACAAGGTTATAAAGTTCGCGCTCTAGTTCGAGACATTGACAGAGCCAGGTCAATTCTTGGTAATGATATAGACTTAGTAGTTGCGGATATCACTCAACCAGAAACTTTAACTTCTTTAGTTATGGCTGATATCCAAGCTGTAGTTTGTTGTACAGCAGTGCGCGTGCAACCAGTTGAGGGAGACACAGCAGATAGAGCCAAATATTATCAAGGGGTTAAATTTTACCAACCAGAAATTGTTGGCGACACCCCAGAAAATGTAGAATATCAAGGTGTTAAAAATTTAGTCCAAGCGGCAGTAAAATATTTACCCCAAGCAAACGAAAAACCGATATTTGATTTCACCAAGCCATCAGTAGAATTAAAAGATTACTGGGGGGCGCTGGATGATGTCGTTATGGGTGGCGTAAGTGCCAGTAATATTCAATTAGTAGAAAATACAGCTTTGTTTGCTGGTAATGTCTCTACGGCTAACTCTGGCGGATTTGCTTCTATTAGAACCAAGAATTTTGATCCACCTTTCAATTTATCTGATTGGGAAGGTGTAAAACTGCGCGTCAAAGGTGACGGGCAACGTTATAAAATATTCCTGCGGACAGATACAAAATGGGATGGTATTGGCTATAGCTATTCTTTTGACACCGTAGCTAATACCTGGATAGATGTTCACGTTCCCTTTGCAGATTTGATTCCCGTCTTTCGGGCAAAAGTTGTTAAAGATGCGCCGCCAATTGAGCAGAATAGAGTTTGTTCATTCCAACTGATGTTGAGCAAATTTGAATATGATGGCGCTTTGAATCCAAAATTTTCTCCCGGTGGTTTTGCTTTACAGTTGGAATCAATTAAAGCTTACGGCGGTGCTACTTTACCACAATTCATCCTCGTCAGTTCAGCAGGCGTGACTCGTCCCGGTCGCCCCGGCATTAATTTAGATGAAGAACCGCCAGCAGTGAAATTAAATGACCAATTGGGAGGAATTTTAACTTGGAAGTTGAAGGGAGAAGATAGTTTAAGAGAAAGCGGAATTCCTTATACGATTATTAGACCTTGTGCTTTAACTGAAGAAGCAGGAGGGAAGGAATTAATATTCGAGCAAGGCGATAATATTAAGGGCAAAATCAGCCGTGAGGATGTGGCAGAACTTTGTGTGCAAGCTTTAAAGATAGCAAAAGCTTCTAATGTCACGTTTGAAGTAAAACAGGGAGATAGTACTGTTAACTCTATCAATTGGCAGAAGTTATTTTCTGATTTAGTAAAGGATAAATAA
- a CDS encoding alpha/beta fold hydrolase → MPKVQINGIDLFYDIKGKGEPLLLIAGFLCDHAYWSLIMPSLVSHYQVIRLDNRGMGRSSAPENPYSLKQMASDVAALLDYIAIDKVHLVGHSMGGQIAQELVLAHPEKVESLILLSSLAKGDGLFNSIIETWGDLCKNVDLKLYEKVVLPWIFTDTFYSIPGMIEGLIEFAIRYPFPPAAHSLYHHSRAMLDFDTIDRIQQIHCPTLVLVGKQDILTPLKFSQQLAQGIPNAELLVLNAGGHGFLIESPDAVVSAMLNFLRKLKPAYTM, encoded by the coding sequence ATGCCCAAAGTTCAGATTAACGGGATTGATTTGTTCTACGACATTAAGGGGAAAGGTGAGCCTTTGCTATTAATAGCTGGCTTCCTTTGCGATCATGCCTATTGGTCGTTGATTATGCCATCGCTGGTTTCGCATTATCAAGTCATTCGCTTAGACAACCGAGGTATGGGGCGAAGTTCTGCTCCCGAAAACCCTTATAGCCTCAAGCAGATGGCTAGTGATGTTGCAGCATTGCTCGATTATATTGCGATCGATAAGGTGCATTTAGTAGGTCATTCAATGGGTGGTCAGATAGCCCAAGAGTTAGTGTTAGCACATCCTGAAAAGGTAGAAAGTCTAATACTACTTTCATCTTTGGCAAAGGGTGATGGATTATTTAACAGCATTATCGAGACTTGGGGCGACCTCTGCAAAAACGTAGACTTGAAACTTTATGAAAAAGTCGTATTACCTTGGATATTTACAGATACGTTCTACTCGATTCCTGGGATGATTGAAGGACTAATTGAATTTGCAATCAGATATCCTTTTCCACCTGCGGCTCATTCACTCTATCATCACAGCCGAGCCATGCTTGACTTTGACACAATAGATCGCATTCAACAAATTCATTGTCCTACCCTAGTTCTAGTTGGTAAACAAGACATTCTCACTCCGTTAAAGTTTTCCCAGCAACTTGCTCAAGGCATTCCCAACGCTGAACTTTTAGTCCTCAACGCTGGGGGTCATGGCTTCTTAATTGAGTCCCCGGATGCTGTGGTTTCAGCTATGCTTAACTTCCTGCGGAAGTTGAAGCCAGCTTATACAATGTAA
- a CDS encoding carboxymuconolactone decarboxylase family protein translates to MTKLIEYEEASDEIRAVYDDIRTTRQNDYINNFWKAIANHPPTLQRTWQAVKEVMSGPGEIDPLMRELIYIAVSATNGCEYCIASHTAGARAKGMNDTMFAELMAIAATANMTNRLANGYQIPVDEKFKT, encoded by the coding sequence ATGACTAAGCTGATTGAATACGAAGAAGCCAGCGACGAAATACGTGCAGTATATGACGACATCCGCACTACACGCCAGAATGACTATATCAATAACTTTTGGAAAGCTATAGCCAATCATCCCCCTACCTTACAACGAACTTGGCAAGCGGTAAAGGAAGTTATGAGTGGCCCCGGTGAGATTGATCCACTGATGCGCGAACTAATTTACATCGCCGTGAGTGCGACGAATGGCTGTGAGTATTGCATCGCCTCGCACACAGCAGGGGCGCGGGCCAAGGGCATGAATGATACCATGTTCGCGGAACTAATGGCGATCGCAGCCACTGCCAACATGACCAATCGCCTCGCTAACGGCTATCAAATTCCAGTGGACGAGAAGTTTAAGACGTAG
- a CDS encoding retropepsin-like aspartic protease family protein, with translation MKNAWRRWITTVNLAAIGLMPTLIFLAFSHRATADDPGACYMITSSGKTVALGRLCGNIPVASDKRVFRVPIKRRFGGTPVIDVTFNDKKTFEMIVDTGSSETIITQGMANTLELQPTGTMQAQIADGSQVEFLTSKLKSIAVGGVTTNNLQVAIAPKASIGLLGHDFFGSYDIKILEKEVEFHHR, from the coding sequence ATGAAGAATGCTTGGAGGCGTTGGATTACAACCGTTAACTTAGCTGCAATCGGACTAATGCCGACGCTGATATTTTTAGCATTCTCTCATCGAGCAACAGCAGACGATCCAGGAGCATGTTACATGATAACCTCCTCTGGTAAAACCGTTGCATTGGGAAGGCTTTGTGGCAATATACCTGTAGCTTCAGACAAAAGAGTTTTTCGAGTCCCAATCAAACGCCGCTTTGGTGGAACTCCTGTGATTGATGTCACCTTTAACGACAAAAAAACCTTTGAAATGATTGTAGATACAGGTTCCAGTGAAACTATTATCACTCAAGGGATGGCGAATACACTTGAACTTCAGCCTACTGGGACAATGCAAGCCCAAATTGCCGACGGTAGCCAAGTAGAATTTCTAACCAGTAAGCTAAAATCTATTGCAGTAGGTGGAGTTACAACCAATAATCTTCAAGTAGCGATCGCACCAAAAGCAAGCATCGGCTTACTGGGTCACGATTTCTTTGGCAGCTATGATATCAAGATTCTGGAAAAAGAGGTCGAATTTCATCACCGCTAA